In Pseudomonas fluorescens, one genomic interval encodes:
- a CDS encoding LysR substrate-binding domain-containing protein encodes MNRNELRKADINLMVVFETLMLERNVTRAAEKLFLGQPTISSALNRLRAMFNDPLFIRVGHRMEPTARAEELFKYLSPALDSLSVALSLTHDFDPAVSNMTFRIGLSDDVEFGLLPPLLRALRQEAPSVVFVVQHVDYWRIPDLLAAGDITVGISQTRGLPANAKRKLLRHIQPSILRADASDSPLTLDEYCSRPHVLVSHTANISGYADEWLAEIGRTRHVVLSVPQYSALPALLAGTDLIASLPDYTAEAMAASGLLFKEPFPFKTPMLDLSMVWLSHVDSDPAERWLRSRLEAFMSERPLTAP; translated from the coding sequence ATGAATCGAAATGAATTACGCAAGGCCGACATCAATCTGATGGTGGTGTTCGAGACCTTGATGCTCGAACGCAACGTGACCCGGGCGGCGGAGAAGCTGTTTCTCGGCCAGCCGACCATCAGTTCGGCGCTCAATCGCTTGCGCGCGATGTTCAACGATCCGCTGTTCATTCGCGTCGGCCATCGCATGGAGCCGACTGCCCGGGCCGAAGAGCTGTTCAAGTACCTGTCGCCGGCCCTTGACTCGCTGTCGGTGGCGCTGAGCCTGACTCACGATTTCGACCCGGCCGTGAGCAACATGACGTTCCGGATCGGCCTGTCCGATGACGTCGAATTCGGCCTGCTGCCACCGTTGCTGCGGGCGCTGCGTCAGGAAGCACCCAGCGTAGTGTTCGTGGTGCAACACGTCGACTACTGGCGCATCCCCGACCTGCTGGCCGCCGGCGACATCACCGTCGGCATCAGTCAGACCCGGGGCCTGCCGGCCAATGCCAAGCGCAAGCTGCTGCGGCATATCCAGCCGAGCATCCTGCGCGCCGATGCCTCGGATTCGCCGCTGACCCTCGATGAATACTGTTCGCGCCCACACGTACTGGTGTCGCACACCGCCAACATCAGCGGCTATGCCGATGAGTGGCTGGCGGAAATCGGCCGCACCCGGCATGTGGTGTTGTCGGTGCCGCAATACAGTGCACTGCCGGCATTGCTGGCCGGCACCGACCTGATCGCCAGCCTGCCGGACTACACCGCCGAAGCCATGGCTGCCTCCGGGCTGTTGTTCAAGGAACCGTTTCCGTTCAAGACGCCGATGCTGGATCTGTCGATGGTCTGGCTCAGCCACGTCGACAGCGACCCGGCCGAGCGCTGGCTGCGGTCGCGGCTTGAGGCGTTCATGAGTGAGCGGCCACTGACCGCGCCCTGA